GAACAAGTTTATAGAGTCCATAGACTGTGAAACAAACCCTAAAGGTGAATTGACCTGCAGTGATTCAAACCAATATGTTTGCTGGTTAAATGTACTGAAGGGGTGTTCTTTGTTGTCATTTCTGTGATAGCACCATGAAACAATTAGAAAAGTAACCCCATCGCTGAGAGGAAAATCACTGTACAGTTCTAGGGATGGATTTATTTTCCTGTCTGACATCCAAGGCCATCAACTATTACATACGCATAAAAATTGTGAATTCATAATGCAAACTGGGAATCAACTTATTTATCAATCCAATCCAAACAAAAGCAAATTTTCTAGAAATCACCATGAGCATGAAGATCGCAGATAAGCTAGGGAAATGCACAGTTGCTGTTATTTcaagcaaattttttaaaaacctaatcaGGTTTGTTAAtaggtttttttcattttagatgtTCATTGCTAagcaaagcaaataaacaaattttaagaaaaaactcTCTTTGGCTCTATAGACATCGGAATCAAATGAGTTGCTTCAGGGCTGCAGACGTGTAGTATTGGCCTGGTATGCACAGAGTGGTGTATTATTTTGGGTTAGCAAATTAGTCACTTGAGAGGTTCATTACTTTCGGTCCCTCAGGTACCATTGAGTAAATTGCTGCTCTAGCCTTTCCTATGGTAGTGCCTCATGTGAAGGTCTCTGTAGttagttggtttggctcattAAAAACAGAGTAGAGTAAACATCCTGCTTATAATCATCTCTGGATATTTCTGAGCTCATAAAGCACAAAGTACCGACACCATGTGTGAGGTTTAGGTTTGCGTCAAATCATGTCTACAGTTTTTGAAAACACAGAGTTAAAATCACAAAAGTCAAGGAGACTTCCCAGCAGCTTCTGTTTTAGATGCATCCAGAAGTCAAGAGTCTCAGACAATGTTTTTCCCTAATAATTACCATATTGTAAGTTCTgtgaatcttttctttttaagctaAAGTTATTACAATGTGTTTCTGGATTCTTCTTCAGAGCATATCAAATAGATGACTCTCTATCCAAAGACACTTTAAATAAACTATATCTTTGGGGAAGCAACACTACAGCAACCTCAGGTTCAAAATAAATCAGCTATATAGCTATCTATATTAACATAAATGTTTTTCCCACCTTCTGTTACTGACAAAATGACAAAATACCATGGCCCCTTCCCTAAGACCAAATCATATATGAGTCAGAAATGCAAGAGAGAGATTCATGAATCATGAAAAcccaaaaaatgaataaataaaaaagaaatttctgaTAGGTGTGAGCAATGCTGGAGCTATAAAATGGAAGTGAGCATTTGCATGAAagggaaaaattatatatatataatgtttatatatatatatatacatatatatatatatatatacacacacacacacacatatatatatgtatgtatgtatatatcccCCAAGAAATGAAAGGGGCCTTGCACAGAAAATGATGATAGTTGGCCTTGAGCTGAGGTATGTGATTAACTTACTTCTCTGCACTTGATAtccaaaaaaaagtaaaaaatgaaagagtCCAAGATGAGAGACTGAGTTCATATGTTTACCTGACTTCACTCTTGatatcaaatgaaaataaaaaaaaatatgagtaaattaatattatttctgGAAAACAGAGGTGAGCCATTACTAGAATTTCTGGAAGATGAAAAACAGATGGGatcaaattcaaaacaaaacaaaaaacaactggaATAAAGATCTTGTGATCAACAGATGAGTCAAAAGAATAGACTATCACAAAGTTTTTTTCTATTCACGTGCTAGCATGTAGAGGCTGGAAATGCATGCAGACCAGGGCGCTGTTGGTGTCTTAGTGTGATTCCTCTACCAAGGTCAGCAAATGTCAAACATCCAGCCACAGTGTTGCAGGACACACAGTCTATCTGGAAGAACATCTATGAGTCTTTATGCGCGAAAACAACTGTAGTAATATGTAGAATAGCAGGATCCTTATCAATGGATGCTCAAGTGACAGTAAAATACAGTGTTTGTCCTTCACAACAGAGGGGGTTGTGCAAAGTTAGGGGGTGCAAATAAACTCTTCTCAGAGAATCTGTTTTACATGTGGAATAAGGTTAGGCCTTGTCAGGAGGCACATCCTTTCTTCCAGGTAGATCTctcttcaaaaacatttttggaaGCCCCCAGTGTGGCTTGAACCAGGGGAGGACTGAAAGCTTAGTATTTCTCAGCACATTTCAGAGAGGCCACAGCAGGACTCTCCATCAGGAATGCTCTGGACATAACATTGTTTCTGAGTGGGCTGCATCCCCTCAAAATCATATTGGGAATTTATTGGAATTCCaataaattatatgttaattTGAGCAGAAATGAAAACCCTTACAATATACCAGTAGAGTTTTCTTATTAAGGCACATAATatgtgtttccatttatttttgaaaaatatattttattgacttcagagagaaagggagaggaggagagagagagagagatagaagcatcaatgataagaaagaatctttgatcagctgcctcctacacgccccccactggggatggagcctgcaaccagggcatgtgccctgaccagaatcaaactgtgacctcctggttcataggtggacactcaaccactgagccatgctggccggggaATATGTGCTTCCATTTAATCAGCAAAACCAGATAGACGCAGTTAAAGAAATGTCTCTACTGTTTACCCATAAGCATCACATTCCCTGTCGGTTCTGGATAAATATTTGTTTGCAAGCCTGATCGCTAAAagctctgtgtctctctctgtcctcctaTTCAATGTCAGCCGTGAGAGGTGTGTGTTTAAGATGGCAACACCTGAAAACAGAAGAAGCCTGGGGTCACTGCTTGGAAGAGAGTTGCCAAAAAGAACCTTCCAGCCCACTTCAAACTGTGAAATGAGCAAGCAATCAACTTTTATTGTATTAAGTCCCAAGATTTGGGGACTTGTTTGTTACTGCAGCGTGGCCTATTCTCTTGCGTCTGTTCTGAAAATCTACTTGAGATAGAGTGTTGCTGTAACCTAAAACAGGGCATTGGCTAGGACTCAGGGGGAATAAGCAAAGGAACTGATATGAGAGGCTTACTAGATGACAATCTATGTTACACAGAAGTAAAATATTTGGATAAGCTATCTGATGCAATAACTTGAGAGGCAGGCCATGTGCCTGCTGAGTGAAAAGCTCTAGGGGGAAAGGGTGGAAAATACCACATTAGTGTGTTTAGACTGTTATTGAATGTGTTTAGCAAGTTATTACAGGAAGAGGATGAATTTAGAAAAGAATTGTCTAGTTTGCAAATGATTATCTTAGGAAAAAAAGAGTTTGGGACCTAgtaagttgggaaagtctagctGCTTCTGAACTCAGAGGGGTAGGAAACAGATTTAAGGAGTCTGTGAGCAACACTGTCCAGTAAAATACTTCTCACGTGAACCAAGGAAAAGCGGATATTCGGGGTATGCGCCCCTCATCTGTTGTGTTTCCAGGTAGGCCGAAGTAGCAGTCCTTCTATTGAAAAAGATAGACTTGAAGCCAAAAAAGCAGAGAAATGAACTAAATAACTTGCCTTTTAATTCATATGTATGTGCGTGCACTGAGAGGGACCATCTCTCACCCAGTTGCAGGGTGGTTTATTATGTCCtaagatatttaattttatgtgtcaccTTGGGGACCACAGTGCCCAGGCTTTCAGTCAGACACAcatttttctggatatttctgtGAAAGTGTTTTTAagtgaaattaacatttaaatcagtggatTTTTGAGTAAAACAGATTATTCTTCATAATGGAGGTGGGCCTCCTCCAATCCATTGGAGGCCTTTATAGAACAAAGACTGACCCCTTTCAAGCAAGaagaaaatctatatatataaaagcctaagtgaccggatGACCGGACAACCGGCTGgtagctgtgacgtgcactgatgtgcactcaatgcaggggctgccccctggtggtcagtgtgctcccacagtgggagcaccactcagctgacggAAGggtgccagatgccaggctcatggctggtgagcacagctgcagaggcgggagcctctcctgtggaCACTCCCCCTGCACACGCCTCTCCCATCCTGACTGGGACCGGAACTGGAACTGACTTCTCCAATCCCACAGACACTTCTCTGGTGCTGCTGCGCTGCAGGAGGAGCAAGGCTGTGATGACAAGCAACAGTGGCAgctgcaggcacagcagggccaggaggagcaggagcagcacagCGCCCAGCCGCCTGCTGCTTTCACGCACTACTCGGTCCTATGCAGGATGGAGGCGGACAGTGGGCTGGAGCCCCATGAGCTGGTGGGTAAGGCTGGGACGTGGCAGCACAGAGTtccactgatccctgcaggccaggtcaagggaccccgctggtgcatgaatccatgcaccaggcctctcgttgAAATATAAGTATTCAAAAGGATTTAATGAGTGAATGTGCTACTTATTGTGGCCTCCACAAGGGTCATTAACCATCAGATGAACTTTGGTCTAAACTAACCCGTGTAAAACCTGAGACACCACTCCTGGATATATACGGCTTTGTTAAGAAGTGTCTTTTCTGCTATGGACAGGGAGGCAACTACACCATATTGTTAAAACCATTTTTCTCTTACGTTCAAGTTAGTTTGCTGAttaagaatggaaaaaaaaaacaagagtagCTAGGAGAAGCTTAGTCCTTTAAAACCCTATTGCTCAAACTAAGATAGTAATTGCCCCATTGTAAAGACCCTGTGTCCACATATCCCACAAGAGTTGTTGGGGATGCAAAGCAATGGAGCCCCTATAAGACAGTGCTTTCCAAGTCCCTATTTGGGAACTCAGAACACTTGCAAAAGATCAAAGGTAGTCTGCAAGATTTGAGTCATTATAATTTTCCTTCTACACTACTCACATTTGATATCAGGTCTCTTTCCcctcattacttttttttttattctcatgaATTATTTTTCACTCAGCAAAACTTCTTGTTAGTTTTTTGTGTGATTGTGGCTCATAACCAAGAAAGGATTTTAGAAAAGTGGGGAACAAGGGGGTGGGGGACCAAGAGtaggagagaagaaggaaagaaaataaagtatcttCCCTTTAAGATTAAGGTCTGATTCTCATTAGAAccatctttttcatttcttttaatccCTGGAAACATAAGACCAGCAGTTATTTTAACGGGTGATCTAATTCATGCCACTGCCCCCAGGAAGAATAAAATCTAAACCATACAAGATAAATAATAGCTGGCTTATTCTTAAAACTGTCCAAAGGAAGAGATTCCACAACTTTCTGTCTCCATATTcacataaataacattttttttactattaacttaaattctattttttcactttcttctctcttctctttcttccttcctccctccctcctaccttcagtcctgtttataattttttcccGCCATCCTGCCTCTGTCCCTCTTCTTctaattctctcttccttccctccctcttttcttccttcctttttattttttccttccttttcttcttttatccgAGCGTTCTTTTTCTCTAGTTATATAAGTCTGTTTAGGCTGCCATAATACAACTCAGGAGGCTGGGTGCCCTAAATAAcagaaatatgttttctcacagttctggaggctaaagtCAAAGATCAAGGAGGGATCAGAGTTGCTTTCTGGTGAGGCCTCTCctcctggcttgtagatggccaccttcttgctgtggcCTTCACATgacctcgtgtgtgtgtgtgtgtgtgtgtgtgtgtgtacgcgcacATCAGTTCTATAAGATTAGGGCCCTACCCTTATGACCTCACTCAACTTAAATTACCTCTTAAGTCTCTGTCTCCAAACACATTGGGGATTACacttcaacatacaaattttggGAGATACAATTCAGTCCTTAACACCACTGTAGTCAGACATATCTGGATTCAAATTCCTACCAACTCCATGACTTTAGGCAACTTGTCTAACTCCATCGccttcattttcctcttctgtaGAGTGAGAACAATAAAACTAAACATTGAGGGGCCTTCATgcgatttaaataaataaattttaacacaTTAACACATTTTTGCCCTTAATTTACTCTAATGTTATTATAATGACCTCCTTCAGCCTTTTCTTTTATAGTCTATAaaaccaaaatgttttccaatttctttcaaaaatgcTTGTagcattttcatatttctttcacTAATTTAACATTTACCATTTTCTTCCTGTGTGGCAGACACCATGCTAGGCTGCAGGCTGCACAGTGGTGCCTGAATCAGTCTCTGCTCTCATGCAGCTTCCAGTCTAGATGGGGGAGTTGACCACCAACTAATGAAAACACCAGTAGTATGCAATTACAGCTGATAggagcaatttttaaaagttagtttaCTGTGCCAGGAAGGACATATTTATATTGGAGAAGGGGTCAGGGAAAGCCTCACCTCTAAGGTTTCTATTTTCTGTCCTAGACCTTCTTAAAATCTTTACAATTCAACTAgctcttagaaaataaaaacaatacctAAGGCTGAAATAGTTCCAgtgagttaaaataaataaatggggagggggggggaagtcCCAGGATGTCTGGAACACATAGATCAGAACTAAAGCAGTAGAGCCTTGTTGGCCAGTGAGTGATTTCCTCACAGACAGATCAGATTTTCACAGATGATTAAAATTTTATGGTTTAAATTGAAGAACACTAAATAAGAAATAGGTACCTATTGGAAATATCTTGGCATGGCTACAATAATCTACTAGTATGACTACTATAATGAATAAGATACAAATATTTAGATcatacatacataattttaactTGTAAACTTCTGTATTTATAGGAGAATTACTAATCTGGAAATAAGTCATATgtgcaacaaatatttttaagagtattTTTAATGATTGTACAAATATTCTTTGTACAGAAAACTTGACATCTTATTATGGGCTATCTAAGTAATGGACCCAATAGATAACCTAACCAAAAGATAGTCCAAAATagagatgttttaaaaaagagagaaagcaaaagaaaagaatcatatttttaaaatgtaattgtagCCCTGGCTAgctggctcagtaggttggagtgtcgtcccaatGCACTAAAAGGTTACAGGTCCGATTCCCAgccagggaacatacctaggttacagggaACATaccaggtttgatccctgttaggacacatacgggaggcaattgattgatttttctctctcacatcaatgcctctctctctctctctctctctctctctctctctctctcttccttccttccaataaaaatatatccttgggtgaaggttttttttaatgtaattttgaCAGAAAAACTCAGTAAAATTTCTCCCAGCAAAAATAACCTCTGAAGAAATTTTGGCTGCACAAGAGAATTATCTCCTCTGATGGACCAATAAGTGAAAGTAGCCCAGTGTATGGATGAATTATGTCCTCCCCATGTTCATATATTAAAGCCCTAACTCTAAATGGCTGTATTTGGAGGTAGAACTTTTGAGGAGGTAATAGACTTAGGTGAGGTTATAAGGTCTCTAACCTATTCTGactggtgcccttataagaagagagagaCACCAAGGAAGTAgaggcacagaggaaagaccgtgtgaggacacagtgagaaggctcCATCTGCAAGCTGAGAAGAGAGGTCTtaggagaaaccaaacctgccaagaccttgatcttggacttccagcctcctgaATGGTGAAAAAAAACCTGAAGAATATGGATGGTATAATTTAAAACAGTTAACCAAAAAGGTAAatctaaataattataaatctaaCTACAAAATTAAATgcacagttttaaaaaacatttcttaaaaataaaatacataacttcaaatttaataatttagtgtattaatttgaatttaaaataataaagtttttcaTGTCATGTGAAAAAAAAGACtgaccttaatttttttttttacagtacaAATTTCCTAAAAGTTATAGAGTAAAAGCACAAGCCAGAAAAAGATTTATTAGGCAAAGGCAATGAAATCAATGCAGACAAAAGAGATTTCAcggtaaaaaaatatatgtatgtacatatattaaaCAAGAGGGTTATCTAATACTGATAAGAAGAGATAACAGCTATGAAAGTTTACGAGCAGAATAATATTTCATAGAGATATACAAAATCAAAACCTATGAAATGGagtaaaataaactgacaagTCTTTTATGGGTTGAGTAGACcccaaataatgaaaatatagatCTGTATGTAATCTCAATAAAGTTGCCGAATAATAAATAGGCATAGGACTGAGCATACTTCCAATTGAATAAAATGTTTATGGAGGTCCCATGGCACATTGACAAATGGTATTTTGtcacaggagaaaagaaaaacctcaaatcctaaaatgctaaaaatatatatatttcaaataatacaagaaaaatttatgttatacataaaatattaacaacaaaaaaggccaACATATGATGACTTGAAAATAGTTCCTAAGTAATTGTAGTGCCAGGGAGATGTATAAAATTACACCTACGGTGTGTAGATTACAGATTCTTTAGGGCAAAATCACAAGACTATGTGCGTTAAGGGTTCAGGGCTGGGAGCTGATCTGTCAGTGAGGTAGGGCTGATGAATCATTTCTTGAGGACGGTTTTGAGGTCTTTTCCAATGTCCCTCTGTCTAGTCTCATGGGCAAGTGGCCAGGGGGTCGTTCCACCTTATGGCTCAGGAACTGAAACATAACTTAGGTCAAGGTGTTATCCTTAGCCTGCCAGAGGCCTAAGCATGTGACCATTAGTCAGGTCCAGGCCACTGTCTTCTGCTGTCTTAGGGTTTTGTTGATTATGGAGGGAAAAGGCTAGATCTCTGAGGGGTATatatacaggggttggcaaaagtaggtttacagttgtgagtgacATTCTttagagttaataaagctatttcaATAATTATAgtctgcatgtctttttccatacaaaaaaatttacacttaataaaaaaaattattctctttGACTTCTATTGAAATggttttgttctctttttatcTGTTAAtacagggcagggcaaaagtaggttttcagttgtaTATGAAacactgagtttattcttgtattatttgttaattattgtaatattttccatatgaacaactgtaaacccacttttgccacCACCCTATATTTAGAGAGATGATTTCTAGAGCTgggatttaaaactaaatttaatcaaAGTCATAAAGGACCCTTGGTTTCAATTTCAGACTGagatatcagaaaaaaaagatgtgCTCAACTTCTGTGTTCTCTGTTTTTAGAGAAAGGTGCATGCCCTATCCCTCATCTTTCACTCTGTTTGAGGGCTAGGAAATGGGGGAAATTAGAGCAAACTTGAAGGATATATATTGAGGGTGAGAGAGTCACTCCACCAACCACAAACCGATCACATCTGGATTGCTAAACAATAGTGTTTGATCCCCTGTATTTAAAGTCCCTTTGAAACAGCAGCTTAGCTCAATTAATATATTCgtttgaaccatatgaaattgctgtTGTTCATTTAATAGTTGTTGACCTTGGGGAAAATGGCAATTCTATATGGTTCAATCTATTTATTAGATTAGTTGAATTTCTGTATTATAATCTCAAAAGGCTCCCAGTATCTATTCTTATCCACTGTTTTTTCTCAAGGGAAATAATGAGGCCCTAAGTCAATCTTATTCTTTCAGGATCGAAGGATTTCTttataaacaaagaaatgaatgagCAAAGAAAGTGATGGGAAGGGAAAATACTATGATCATATTCTGTCACAGGGTATAAAGAAAGTAAGGCTTAGgagattcttttctttctgtatttgcTTCCAGAATAGGGGAGCTTTCTTTAGTAGGTATCTTTGTGTCATCTGTTCTTCCTCTTTGTTCTGCTGGTGTgaggtttgtgtgttttttacatgtatgcttatttttgcttatgtgacatgctctttattttttaaatttgtgacaATTTTTTGGCAGTTCTTGCCTCAGGTTTATTTGTACAAATAGCACAGGGGGACACCAGCCTCGTGCAGGCAGCAGCCCAGGGGTCCCACGAATTTTTCCATCCTCACATCAGCAGACAGAGGCCTCTATTGTGGAGCTTTTGCGTGGCCTGGGCACCTTTGGAAGcctgagctggagctggagctgggattATAGTGTCAGCCACAGCCTGGGGCTTGGTTTgagccttggccttggcctttgGCAATGCCTGAGACCCTTGGCGATGCGGGCACGAGCACATTTCCCAATCTTGGGGTGAGTGATGTAGGCAAGTTGACTGAGCTTGTAGCTGCTGCCCTTTGAAGTATTGGTCTTGACCTCCTTGGGCTTCCTGCGGACCTTGATAGCCTCAGCGCGTGCCCTCGTGGCCTTGGCACTGCCAGCCTGCACCTGCCTCAGGCCCTTCTTGTTGTGTTTCTTGGCAAAGCTCGTGCTCCTAGGGAACTCGGGGTCTGCCCTGTTACAGATTTGTGTGTTTGTGATCAGAGTTTCTTGATGCCATTTCCGTGCCATTTTCTAAACTGATTATGTGTGGTTTGGCTCATGGCTCCTAAAGTGCCTGGGACCAGGAGAGAAAATTTTCTTAAAGCCTAAGTTGAGGAAGGTAGATTCCGCCAGAAAGTATTCACCTGTGTTTCTGCCAGGTACTTGGGAACACTACCAATCATTTCGATGATTaaagaatcatttaaaattaaatccacAGTTATAGCTGTGCCTGATAACACACTTAGTATTAGTTGGTGCTACAGATCCATGAGAGAGCGAGCATGTGGTTAGAGCTTCTCAGGAAGTTATCTTTCTCTCTAGCTTGTCTCAGGGTTAAGGCAGATTCCTTTGCATTCTTCTAGGGGTAAAGAGGAAAGGGGGTCCTTTAATTACTCTTCACTCTTATCCTGAAAATATAACTTGGGCAGCTCCCAACTTCCAGGGCAGAGCTGCCCGAACTCCCCACTCTGGGCGACCCTGAGCCTGGAGTGTAGCCCTTTCTGCCCCAAAGCATTTTGTAAAACTGAAGGTCAGGTTTATCTCATTCAACAaagttcttcaaaaataaaagtggcttccctggccagtgtgactcagttggctggagtgtagTCAGGGCAGGCATGTGACAGAGGCAATTGATAGACGTTTCagtgtttttctccctctctctctctaaaatcaatcaatcaataaaagtgGCTTCAATCATTTCCTTACTGCTCCAGGCTCCTACTTTGGGTTAGAAGTTGTCCTGAAAAGTCTTCTTATTGTATTTGGGTTTTGATGCTTTTAGAAATTTTTCTTGGTTTTAGTGAAAGTGCTGGCTCAAATGGCTTAGACATTCATATTACCAGTTAGTAAGGTCATcgataaatgtaaaaaaaagaatattttaatattaaattagcAAAAAATATTGAAGTAGCTAGCTTTGGATGTATCTGGCACATCAGTATTTACCCACTTCACCTGCCGCTGccccattattttatttatatcctcTTATTTACACCGGTACTGAGGAGCCTATTTGAACCACATACACAAATTTCAAATCGTTTTTTGGAATTAAAATCCTTGTGTAAAATGATACAAACTCAATGGCTCTTGATTTCCAGACATTGTATTTGATACTTGACTATCTCTACTCTATTGCAAGACATTCCTTaacttatattaaaataaatctcCAAAAATGTGTCCCAAATACATCTTGCTTGATGATTAAAATCATTCCAAGCTAGGAATTTGACAAAATGGATGAGGTAATTATAATAGGAAGAATAATACAATGAGAACATATTTCAAGCCATAAATATCAAAGAAAATGAGGATcctcttctcaaaaaaaaaatatgaagtacAAAGCTAAATATTAGTCAATCATCAGGAATGCAAAACAACCCCAGTCTTTCTACGAATACAATGTGAAATTGTAGTGTTTGCATGccctgtttctttcctttctcattaGTTCTTCCTTGGGGAGAATTTACAAAAGAAATTCTTTGTACATGATGTCTCCTCCATGGACTCCTAAAAGTCTTGGCACCATCCAGGCAGAATGTACCATGAAGCATTCCTTTGTATTGTACACAGTTCCATGGGAAGGAACTTATGCAAATTATAGTCACAGACAAAACATATCCTGGTGACATCATGATTTCACTGAAAACTTtccaacactaaaaaaaaaaattaagcgaagtttcttccatccttcccctcccccaccagtgaCTGGCCCCAGGCACATCCAGCTGTTGTTTTCACAGAAGGGATCTGCTGGAGCACCACCCTGTTTTGCTGCTCCCGTCCTCCAGCATCCTTCAGAGAGCTAAAATCAGTTCCTCATGGCAGGGTCCACGCTGGAGTTCTTTGTTCTATAACTCCTTTCTGATTAAGATTTTtgagattttattaaaaataataaacaaagaattcagagccacTGTTATTCAGGAATACACATATTCTTGCTTGCCATCCTGATAAAATACTGAACAGTTGCAAGATGTTATAAAAATGACCATATAATTAAAATCGTAAGCCAAATAAATTAAAACCATTAAGAATTTCATCATAAGAATATATATCAAATTCAAAACAAGATTTTAAACTGGTTTTGGTGGGGAAATTGAAAATGTCACACTTCCTGGCTTCATCATTGTGGTCTTAAGCAGCAATTACTTTGGCGAATGCAGAATAAAAATAGTGAATGCAATTATTCTCTTCTTGGAAGAAACTATCCCTCCCAGTGCCATCATTATTATAGTGCCTAGTAATAAAGTCTTTACCACTTCAGCCTAAAATCCTGAAGAAAATTCGAAGAAATGCAGGAAAAGATTTTCTGATTACATGACCGGGTATTTGGTTCCGTACCCTCC
The sequence above is a segment of the Myotis daubentonii chromosome 5, mMyoDau2.1, whole genome shotgun sequence genome. Coding sequences within it:
- the LOC132236142 gene encoding large ribosomal subunit protein eL29-like; this encodes MARKWHQETLITNTQICNRADPEFPRSTSFAKKHNKKGLRQVQAGSAKATRARAEAIKVRRKPKEVKTNTSKGSSYKLSQLAYITHPKIGKCARARIAKGLRHCQRPRPRLKPSPRLWLTL